CATTTCCAGCGTGCTGCTGGCCATGGGCATGATGATGCTGCCCCCCATGATGGTCTCCATGCCGTTCAAACTGCTGCTCTTTGTCATGGTTGACGGCTGGAACCTGCTGGTGGGCTCGCTGGTCAACAGCTTTTTGCTCTGACGCAGGTCTGGCATCATTTTTGTAAGTATAGAGAGCCAGTTGTTGGCAGTGTCAAATTTTTCCGCGAGGGTAAGCCCATGTCTCCTGATTTTGTCATCGGTTTTGGCCGTCAGGCCATTGAACTGTGTCTCATGATGGCTTTGCCCATGCTTGCGGTGGGTCTGGGGGTGGGTGTGCTTGTGAGCGTCATTCAGGCCGCAACCCAGATTCAGGAAATGACCCTGACCTTTATTCCCAAGATCGTCTGCATGTTTCTGGCCCTGCTGGTGGCCCTGCCGTGGCTCATGGAGCGCATGATAACCTTCACGCGCGACGTGTTTATCAATATCCCCAATTACGTACGGTAGCCTGATGCGGTTCTTCTGCAATTCCATCAACAGAGGCAGGGGATTTTTCCACTGCCCAACGACGCGGACACTGTGCCATGTGCCGGAACTCGTATAAACAGTACCATGTACAAAAAGATGTAATTGCAGCAGGGAATATAGAGAATCAGATTAAGTCTAGAGAAAATACAGAAAGATTTTGCAGATCAATACAAAAAGGAAATGTCCATGACATTTCCTTTTTGTATTGTCTGACGCCCCATCCTTGTGTAGGCTGGAGATCGTGCGCTTTGTCAGAGGGTAAGAAACAGTTTTGTTTTTTGCGTGGGGCGCGCGTCAGAATGGCTGCGCCCAGCCCTGCGGCAACTTCAGGATTTGGCGCGTACGGATGCCGCCAGTCCCAGAAGAATGGCCCCGGCCTGCGCCACATTGAGCGAATCAAAAGTCCGAGCCAGGGGTATGCGCAGCATATGCGCGCACCGCTTGGCCACGCCTGGCCGCAATCCCTTGTCTTCGTTGCCCAGCACCAGAATGGCGGGCAGACACATGGGTTCGGCAAAGGCGTCCAGGCTCCCGGAGCCGGGTTGGCCGCCTGCGCCATAGATGGTCAGTCCGGCCTCTTCAGCGCTGTCCAGGGCATGCCCCAGGTTTGTCACGCGGGCCACGGGCAGATGCTCCAGGGCTCCGGCGGCGGCGCGGCGGGCGGCAGGGCCCAGATAGGCGCTGTTGTGGCGGGGCATAATGATGCCCGCGCCCCCAAGGGCGTAAAGAGTGCGGCAGAGCGTGCCCACATTGCCGGGGTCCTGCACCTGATCAAGGGCCAGGACTATGGGCAGGGGAGCCTGCTCCAGGCTCGCAAAAATGTCTTCAAGCTCGCAGAAGCTGGTGACAGAAAGGCGCGCCACCACACCCTGGTGACTGACGGCGTCCCGGCCCGCATCACGGCCTGCCTCGCGGTTAGCGCCACTGGCAGGACGGCACAGACGGTCGAGAACGGCCTGTTCCACCAGCGTAAAACGTACGTCGTTTTTGCGGCAGAGGTTCTGCATTTCGCGGGCTTCGGGGCCGCGAAGCCCCTTTTTGCAAAACACGCAGTCAATGCGCTGCGGGTCGCTGGACAACAGTTCCAGCACGGGTTTGAGGCCCGGCAGAAGAGGGGCGTCTTCAGATTGGGTATGCATACGCGCCTCCGCGCGGAGTGACACGGCCGCCATGAGCTGCCGAGGTAAAAAATATGAGGAAAAGAGCGTCCACAGTCACGGCTGTGTACGCATCTTCCCGGCTCCTGGCAAGCCGGGCGGACAGGAGAACGCCATGACGGAATCTAGTATGGACATTGCCGCACAAGGACGCAAGGGTGTTACCGTAGGGCTGCGCCTGTGCGTGCTGGCGGTTGCGTGTTGCCTCATGCTGGCCGGGGGCTGCGCCTCGCGGCAGAGTGGCGACTCTGGCGGTCGCGGCGTTTCCTTTTCTGTCCCCGATGACGACCCCACTCCCTTGAGCAGCAAAGAAATGGCGGCGCTCCAGTCCACGGGCCAGGTGGATAAAAGCGTGCCCCCCGAAGCCATGGACGACGTGACCCGGCAGTACAAATATTATCTGCACAAGGGGCGCAATTCCGTCTGCGTGTTCTCCAAAAGGGCCGAGGGATATTTGAACTATTCGCGTCAGGTTTTCCGTTCGCGCGGTAT
This DNA window, taken from Desulfovibrio sp., encodes the following:
- the fliQ gene encoding flagellar biosynthesis protein FliQ — protein: MSPDFVIGFGRQAIELCLMMALPMLAVGLGVGVLVSVIQAATQIQEMTLTFIPKIVCMFLALLVALPWLMERMITFTRDVFINIPNYVR
- a CDS encoding RNA methyltransferase; protein product: MHTQSEDAPLLPGLKPVLELLSSDPQRIDCVFCKKGLRGPEAREMQNLCRKNDVRFTLVEQAVLDRLCRPASGANREAGRDAGRDAVSHQGVVARLSVTSFCELEDIFASLEQAPLPIVLALDQVQDPGNVGTLCRTLYALGGAGIIMPRHNSAYLGPAARRAAAGALEHLPVARVTNLGHALDSAEEAGLTIYGAGGQPGSGSLDAFAEPMCLPAILVLGNEDKGLRPGVAKRCAHMLRIPLARTFDSLNVAQAGAILLGLAASVRAKS